A single window of Zea mays cultivar B73 chromosome 10, Zm-B73-REFERENCE-NAM-5.0, whole genome shotgun sequence DNA harbors:
- the LOC103640992 gene encoding glucuronoxylan 4-O-methyltransferase 1 isoform X2, which translates to MSSPTHVRKAIRFASLRAKIAQQGKTGLALRLLLAAALAGFLLVFAARTLVTPSPAPTSSSQAQEYHQDAAPECGKGNAGLPLAVAEALVHYTTSNVTPQQTADEIGVSLRVLQRRAPCNFLVFGLGLDSPMWAALNHGGRTVFLEEDASWIASVRSKHPGLESYHVAYDTVLTDADSLLGLRDHPACVAQPDLAAAAAASCRLALALKGLPPVFHELEWDLVMVDAPTGWTPQAPGRMAAIYTAGMAARARRPGDGPTDVFVHDVDRPVEDNFSKAFLCEGYLAEQVGRIRHFVIPSHREKDGTPFCP; encoded by the coding sequence ATGTCCAGCCCCACGCACGTCCGCAAGGCCATCCGCTTCGCCTCCCTGCGGGCAAAGATCGCGCAGCAGGGTAAGACAGGCCTGGCGCTGCGCCTGCTCCTCGCCGCCGCACTCGCCGGCTTCCTCCTCGTGTTCGCCGCGCGCACCCTGGTCACGCCGTCCCCTGCCCCGACCTCGTCGTCCCAGGCGCAGGAATATCACCAGGACGCCGCGCCGGAGTGCGGCAAGGGGAACGCGGGCCTGCCGCTGGCGGTGGCGGAGGCGCTGGTGCACtacaccacctcgaacgtgacgcCGCAGCAGACCGCGGACGAGATCGGGGTGTCGCTGCGCGTGCTGCAGCGCCGCGCGCCCTGCAACTTCCTCGTCTTCGGGCTGGGCCTCGACAGCCCTATGTGGGCGGCGCTGAACCACGGCGGCCGCACCGTGTTCCTGGAGGAGGACGCGTCGTGGATCGCCAGCGTGCGTTCCAAGCACCCGGGGCTCGAGTCCTACCACGTCGCCTACGACACCGTGCTCACCGACGCCGACTCGCTCCTGGGGCTCCGCGACCACCCGGCCTGCGTCGCGCAGCCagacctcgccgccgccgccgccgcgtcctGCCGCCTCGCGCTCGCCCTCAAGGGCCTCCCGCCCGTCTTCCACGAACTGGAGTGGGACCTCGTCATGGTCGACGCGCCCACGGGGTGGACGCCGCAGGCGCCCGGACGGATGGCCGCCATCTACACCGCCGGcatggcggcgcgcgcgcgcaggCCCGGGGACGGACCCACCGACGTCTTCGTGCACGACGTCGACCGACCCGTCGAGGACAACTTCTCCAAGGCGTTCCTGTGCGAGGGATACCTCGCCGAGCAGGTCGGCCGGATCAGGCACTTCGTCATCCCGTCCCACCGTGAGAAGGACGGCACACCATTCTGCCCTTGA
- the LOC103640992 gene encoding glucuronoxylan 4-O-methyltransferase 1 isoform X3, which yields MSSPTHVRKAIRFASLRAKIAQQGKTGLALRLLLAAALAGFLLVFAARTLVTPSPAPTSSSQAQEYHQDAAPECGKGNAGLPLAVAEALVHYTTSNVTPQQTADEIGVSLRVLQRRAPCNFLVFGLGLDSPMWAALNHGGRTVFLEEDASWIASVRSKHPGLESYHVAYDTVLTDADSLLGLRDHPACVAQPDLAAAAAASCRLALALKGLPPVFHELEWDLVMVDAPTGWTPQAPGRMAAIYTAGMAARARRPGDGPTDVFVHDVDRPVEDNFSKAFLCEGYLAEQVGRIRHFVIPSHQFCG from the coding sequence ATGTCCAGCCCCACGCACGTCCGCAAGGCCATCCGCTTCGCCTCCCTGCGGGCAAAGATCGCGCAGCAGGGTAAGACAGGCCTGGCGCTGCGCCTGCTCCTCGCCGCCGCACTCGCCGGCTTCCTCCTCGTGTTCGCCGCGCGCACCCTGGTCACGCCGTCCCCTGCCCCGACCTCGTCGTCCCAGGCGCAGGAATATCACCAGGACGCCGCGCCGGAGTGCGGCAAGGGGAACGCGGGCCTGCCGCTGGCGGTGGCGGAGGCGCTGGTGCACtacaccacctcgaacgtgacgcCGCAGCAGACCGCGGACGAGATCGGGGTGTCGCTGCGCGTGCTGCAGCGCCGCGCGCCCTGCAACTTCCTCGTCTTCGGGCTGGGCCTCGACAGCCCTATGTGGGCGGCGCTGAACCACGGCGGCCGCACCGTGTTCCTGGAGGAGGACGCGTCGTGGATCGCCAGCGTGCGTTCCAAGCACCCGGGGCTCGAGTCCTACCACGTCGCCTACGACACCGTGCTCACCGACGCCGACTCGCTCCTGGGGCTCCGCGACCACCCGGCCTGCGTCGCGCAGCCagacctcgccgccgccgccgccgcgtcctGCCGCCTCGCGCTCGCCCTCAAGGGCCTCCCGCCCGTCTTCCACGAACTGGAGTGGGACCTCGTCATGGTCGACGCGCCCACGGGGTGGACGCCGCAGGCGCCCGGACGGATGGCCGCCATCTACACCGCCGGcatggcggcgcgcgcgcgcaggCCCGGGGACGGACCCACCGACGTCTTCGTGCACGACGTCGACCGACCCGTCGAGGACAACTTCTCCAAGGCGTTCCTGTGCGAGGGATACCTCGCCGAGCAGGTCGGCCGGATCAGGCACTTCGTCATCCCGTCCCACC